A stretch of DNA from Pseudanabaena sp. BC1403:
AAGCTTAATCGTTTTATCAGCACTAGCGCTGACCAAAGTGTTCCCATCAGGGCTATAGGCAACACTGTAGACCTGTCCAAGATGTCCTTCGATATTTCGTACTGGTTTGCCACTACGGAAGTTCCATAACTTGATCGATTTATCGATACAGGCGGTAGCGAAAGTATTGCCATTGGGATGTACGGCGATCGCATTAATTCCCGAAATCGAGCCAAGGTGATTCGATAAAGTCCCAAAAGACTGATTGTCACGGGTATTCCATAATTTTAAAGTGCGATCGTAACTACCACTAGCAAGACTAAATCCATTGGGAAAGAAAGCTACGGCTCTCACCCAACCTGTATGTCCTTTGAGAGTCTGTCGCAATATATAATTAGAAGTTACTGGCGCAGGCTCAGCAACTGTAGGAGTCGGGGTAGGAGTAACGGCTAGTTTGGGAAGATATTGAGAGAAACTGATCACACCCCAACTAATTCCAGCGATACAGGCTAGCGCTATCGCCCAACGATTCGTATTTTGACTAAAGGTAAACGTGGGCATTTGGAAATTTTCAGCATCTTGCATAGGCAAGTTATCGAGATCGTAGAGAACTTCTTGAGCAGTCTGATAGCGATCTTCAGAATGATGCTTGACCATGCGATTGAGAATGAGCGCTAATTTAGGGTGAATCGTTGAACCCATCTGCCAGTCAAGCAAATTCAGATCTTCTCGGCGAACTAGCTGGCTAGGATGTAAGCCAGTGAGAAGTTGTATCGCAGTTAAGCCAAGGGCGTAAATATCACAACTAGGAGTAAAATTTCCAAGGGCTTGCTCGTAAGGCATATAGCTAGGCGTACCGAGGACAACTCCATTTTGAGCTGCCGTTGCATAGATACCTTTAAGAACTGCAAAATTAGTGAGCACAAAATGCTGATCACCACTATTGACAGATTGATTGCTGCCCTGATAGTCTCTCTGATTCTGCTTACGGCGAATTAAATTTCTGGGGCAGATATCTCCATGCACCATATTAGAACTATGGGCTATATGAAGACTAGTCAATAATTGTCGCAGAAATTGAATTAATTCTGACTCACTATAGAGTCTACCTAATGCAGTCTCATCACTAAGACGAGTTCCATCAATCGCTTCTTCTACGATATAAAATCCCTCCTCTTGTTCAAAATAGGTTGTAATCTTTGGGAAGTCAGTACTGCGATCGCTAAGTTGCTGCAATTTAGGAACTTGATTGCGAAATAGTGATCGCGCCCAGTCGAGTTGCGGATTAGTTTTATTAATCAAACAAAAACTCTTCGCAATCCAGCGCGGCATTTCCGCTGCAACGGTATCTTCAACCAAGTAGGTCTGCCCATAAGCGTCATCAGCGATCGTTTGGACAACTCGAAAGCGTCCGCCTAACAGATTGCCAAACGCTTTACCTATTGTTTGTGATGTCGCCATGAGAACCTTACTCCAACCGCAACTCATTTGATTATAATCCAAAGCGCCTTGTTGCCATCGGCAACAAGGCGCTTTGGATTATAACTAGCCCTTTGCTGCTGGCACAACATAGAGAATGCCAGAAATCAACGTGAGTAAGACTGCAATCCAGAAAAAGGCGATCGCATAGGGAATTTTGACCAATAAAGCGGCAATTGCTATGATTTGCATTACAGTTTTCGCTTTCCCCCAAAAATTTGCACCAACAATTTGCGGTTTACTTGTTTCGCCAGAAATCTCCTGACTAGATGCACTCGGCGCACCACGCCAAGCGGTGATCAATAGCTCTCGCGTAATAATTAAAAATACTGCCCAAGCAGGAACCTGACCGAGTTCAATGAACAATAAGAATAAGGCGATCGTCAGGACTTTATCGACAAGGGGATCAAGGAATTTACCCAGTTCTGTTATTTGATTAAGTTTTCTTGCTAAATATCCATCTAGCCAATCGGTAATTGCCGCAATGATAAACACGCTTAGCGCAATTAGGCGAGTAAGTTCGCTATCTTGCCAAAGAAATAGCCCAAAAATAATAGGAACCGCGATCAACCTTGATAAAGTTACCCAAGTTGGTAATGTAATCATAAATAACCAAATAATATAAAAAGTGGTGCTTTGCACCACTTTTTATATTATTTGGTTTGGGTAACTCGCCAGCTAAGTTTGAGATTAAACCAGAAGTTCCATATTGTGACGATCGCGATCGCAATCAAGTTAGCAATATATTTATTGACACCGAAATAATTGTAAAGGAGATTGAGGATTATCAGATTCAATCCAATCCCCAGTAAGCAAATTAGATTGAACTTCACAAATCTCTTAATTACTTTTTTCCACCCAGATTGTTGCTGAGAAAGATCCCGAAATGTCCAGAGATCATTCCAAAGAAAATTATTGAGAACTGCCACTTCAGACGCAATTATCTTACTACGTGTTAGTCCCCATCCCAGAGAAGAAGCATCACTAAGTAAATAGAAGATTGCCATATCTATAAATACGCCACTCAAGCCAACAAGTCCAAACTTAAAAAAACGTTTGACAGGAACTCGCAATTTTTCACGTAGTTTGGTAACTCGACCACGCGATCGCAAACGCAATAGATGCAAAATATAATCCACATATTGCCGCCAAGTCACCTTACTCTCGCCCTCTTGACGTTCTTGAAATACATAGCCAACCTCAGCAACAGAGCCAATATTGCCGCGCCCAAGTACTTCAATCAAAATTTTATAGCCTAAGGGATTCATCGGACAGTTAGCGATCGCACTGCGCCTGACCATAAAATAGCCACTCATCGGATCAGAAACTCGACCGATTACATTAGGTAAAATGAGCAGACCTAGCATCTGTGCGCCCCTTGATAGAACCCGCCGCATAAATCCCCAATCGCTGACACCGCCACCCTCGACATGGCGACTAGCCACCGCTAAATCTGCTCCCTTCGCCATTTCATCAAGCATCTTAATCAGCGTTTCTGGTGGATGCTGCAAATCTCCATCAATCACCCCCAAAATCTCTCCTTGCGAAGATTGCCAACCCCGAATCACCGCTGTCGAAAGCCCTTTCTCTCCTTGACGACGCATTACTCGCAATTGAGGATAGTTTGGCAATAGATCTAATCCAACTTGCCAAGTCAAATCTGGACTATCATCATCAACGATAATTAACTCATAGTTTTCATGGAAATAATTATTTAATAACTGAGTCAGGATTTCCACTAGCTTCGCTAAGTTCTTGCTCTCATTGTAAGTAGGTACAATTAGCGAAAATTTAACTAGGTTCGCCTGCGACTGAGAAACTTGATCAAAATTTGACTCATCTACACTTTCAGAGAAGAGAAGTTCATTAACTTGAAATGTGCCCAGAGGAACAGAGATGAGAGAGTAGGACATTATCTAACAATTAAAAAGAATTTTATGGCGACCCAATCTAAGGAATGGGTGATTATTTTAGGACTTACGCAAAAGAACGAGTAGGGGCAATTCATGAATTGCCCTTACGATAAAATGAGATAAAATGAGGATTTTAGGGCATTTTTGCGCAAGTCCTATATTTGCTATATCTACAATGGACTTTAGACTAACTTACAACAAATTGTGAATAAGCGAGCCACTATATTTTTATAAAAGCCATGCGAAGCATAGCTTTTATGAAAATATGGATTAAGCGATCCAAAAATTCATGGAAAACATATGTAGTGTAATTTCTGAGCGCTCTTAGATGATAATGTATTGGGTTGGGTAGCGAAAACTTCCCTGTCTATGTAGCTCAAAACACCTGCACAGATAACATTATGGTTCAAAAAGCCGCAAAAAATAGCTTCGTTGCCTTAGAAGGTGTTGGTAAGTCTTACTTACAGCCAAATGGGCAGACTATTTCGATTATTGAAAATATTAATTGTCAGTTGCAAGTAGGTGAAATTATTGCTTTGTTAGGACCATCAGGCTCTGGCAAGTCAACATTAATGCGAATGATTGCTGGGTTAATCCCACCTTCCTCTGGGAAAGTACTTTATTACAATCGCCCATTAGTAGGATTAAACCCAGGGGTAGCGATCGTTTTTCAAAATTTTGCACTTTATCCTTGGTTAACTGTCTTAGAGAATGTAGAACTTGGGCTAAAAGCAAAGGGAGAAGCAAAGGATACTAGAGAGCAAAAAGCCCTTCGGATGATCGATGTGATTGGTTTAGATGGATTTGAGAATGCTTATCCTAAAGAGCTATCAGGCGGGATGCGTCAGCGTGTTGGTTTTGCCAGAGCTTTGGCGGTGGAGCCAGAATTGTTATGTATGGATGAGCCATTTTCGGCATTGGATGTGTTAACTGCCGAGAACTTACGTTTTGAGTTGCTTGACCTTTGGCTAGAAAAACGTATTCCCACTAAGTCAATTTTGATCGTGACGCATGGGATTGAAGAGGCGGTGACGCTTGCCGATCGCGTAATTGTTTTGGGGCGTAACCCTGGGCGAATTCGTGCTGATTTGCCAATTACACTCCCCCATTATCGCGATCGCAAAAGCCCTGAGTTCCAAGCCTTAGTTGACCAAGTTTACAAGATCTTGACAAATCCTGATCTGCCAGATTTATCGACGCAGACTGCCACCACCACGACTTCCAGCTCTGAGCCTAAAACTCAAGCAAAATATCAATCCCTTCCCCATGTCCGCATTGGCTCAGTAGCTGGCTTATTAGAACTTCTGGAAGGTCGTCAAGATAAAGATCTATATCGAATTGCTCAAGAACTTTTGTTGGAAGTAGATGATATATTGCCAATTGTGGACGCTAGCAAACTAATGGAACTAGTTGCGGTCACGGAGGGTGATATTCAACTATCAGCGATCGGTGAGAATTTTATTAATAGTAATATTGATGAGCGCAAAGCAATTATTCGCGATCTTTTGCAAAAGAATATTCGCTTAGTCCAACAAATTTGCCAGCTTTTGCAGGCCAAGCGTAATCATCGCATTTCGGAGGAATTAGTTCTCGATCTTTTAGAGAATCATTTCACTAGTAAAGAAGCTCAGCGCCAACTCAGGACAGCAATGGACTGGGGACGCTATGCTGAATTATTCAGCTATGACGAACCTTCAGGTGAAATCTTTATTGAAGAGAGTACTACAGAAACTGAAGAGTCTGAATAAATTAAGATAGGCAGCGGAAATCGCCGCCTATCTTACAGCGCTTTGTGTTCAAGCCCAAAACAATAAATTATTGAAAAGTGTTGCGAAGCAACACTTTTCAATAATTTATTGTGGTTCGTTTGATCGTAAGTAACTAAGCAAAACTAAATATAAAACCCCAGAATTTGTACCGCCCACTAAGCGGGCGGTACAAATTCTGACCCTAGGTTTTTAATTTTGCTTAGCTACTTCAATTGCTGTAAATGTCAATCGTAAATCGCCTAATTCATGTTTAGTCTGGATTGCTTATGTATCAGCCCACTATCGATCCCAAATCAAAATTTAGCTCGCGTTGGAGCCTTGGTGATGTTTTACTACCTTTGGCGATCATTGCTTTTATATTCATCATTGTACAAACTGCTAGGAACTTTACAGGTACTTACGAAAGTGGCTATGTAGTTAATCTATCCCTGAGTTTTTTACCTAGTTACGCATTGCAAACACTAGTGAGAATGTTGGCTGCATACTCGATCTCGTTGGTGTTTAGCCTCTTATATGCCTATGTCGCCTATCGTTCGGCTTTGTGGTCAAAGGTTCTCATTCCTCTATTAGATGTTCTCCAGTCGATTCCAGTACTGTCATTTTTGCCTGCTGTTGTACTTGCTTTAGTAGGTTTGTTTCCTGGGCAACGATTGGGAATTGAGATTGCTTCGATTTTACTGATTTTTACGGGCATGACTTGGAATATGACCTTTAGTTTTTATCAATCGCTAAGTAGTATTCCTAAAGAATTGATCGAAGCAAGTCAAGTTTATCGGCTCGGAGCTTGGCAGCGTTTCTGGACGCTAGAACTACCTTCAGGCGTGGTGGGTTTAGTTTGGAATAGTGTGATGTCTGTGGCTGGCGGTTGGTTCTTTTTGATGCAAACAGAATCATTTACGCTCTCCAATCGAGACTTTACGCTTCCAGGACTAGGTTCATTTCTGAAGGCGGCGGCAGATGCAGGCGATAACCGAGCAATTTTTAGTGGACTAGTGGTTTTAATTGGCATAATTACGATCATTGATTATTTTGTGTGGAGACCTCTAATTGCTTGGGCTGAGAAGTTTAAAAATGAGACGGTTGAAGCTGCTCAAGTACCAGAATCACGAGTACTAGACTTTTTAAGGCGATCGCCTACGATGCGAATTATTAGCGATCGCTTGCTTATGCCAATCTCTGAAGCTGTCAATCATAGCTTTAGACGTAAAGCTCCAAGCTCTCTGATTAGTCTGCATAAAACATCGCAGTGGATTAATTGGTTTAACTGGCTATTAGTTGGGTTAGCAGGTTTTATTGTTTTGAGTGGTGCATCAAGTGCGATCGCGTTACTGAGTCATATGCCATTGAATTCTTGGAAACAAGTAGCGATCGGTGCTCTTTTTACTGCTATTCGAGTATTTATCGTCCTAATTATTTCTTTAATAATCACGGTTCCGATCGGAGTATCGATCGGGAGAAATCCTAAGCTAGCCCAGTTTTTGCAGCCAATTGTCCAAATCGCCGCTTCAGTTCCTGCGACAGCTTTATTTCCAGTTCTATTATTGTATTTAGGGAATATGGCTGGTGGTTTGGATATTGGTGCAGTGATCCTGATGACTTTAGGAAGTATGTGGTACATTCTGTTCAATGTAATTGCTGGAGCACAAGCTATTCCTTCAGAACTGTTTGAAGCAGCGCGAGTATATAAACTTTCTCCATTGCAACGTTGGAAGACTTTGATTTTGCCAGGGATTTTTCCGTATTTAGTGACAGGGATTATTACAGCCGTTGGGGGTGCATGGAATGCGAGTATTGCTGGCGAATATGTCAAGTTTCAAGGAAGAGTGCTGACAGCAACGGGGCTAGGATCGACAATTACGCAAGCCTCGGACGTGGGGGATTTCCCACTTTTGCTGGCTTCCACCATTGTGATGTCGCTACTAGTTGTCACAACTAATCGCTTAGTGTGGCGACCACTTTATCGATTGGCTCAGGCTAAGTATCAATTAGTTGTTTAAGGGAACTCCAAGGAAAAAATGATCCATATAGAGCCCAAAAACATAGCGGCGGGCTACGCCCGCCGCTATGTTTTTGGGCTCTATTATTTTGTATAAGAGCATTATTGCTTTGATTAATGACAAAACTTTGCTGGACATTATCTAGGCTAAAAAGAAAGGCTGCAAGGCAGCCTTTCTTTTTAGTTACAAAACTTTGCTTGACATTATATATAGGTATAAGGTCTAGGATGCAGTGATTAAGTTTAGTGAGTAAATACCGATGACTAGTCACTTAGCTACCCGTCTACGCGAAGGTACACAACAGTCTCATACAGCCGCCGAAAACACCGCATTTATGAAGTGCTTTCTTAAGGGAATTGTGGAAATTGTTCCTTTTAGAAAATTATTGGCTAATCTTTACCTTGTTTACAGTACGCTTGAGGCAGAGTTAAAGCGTCATGCCGATCATCCCATCGTTGGCAAAATGTATTTCCCAGAAATCGATCGCCAAGCAAATTTAGAACAAGATTTGGCTTTCTATTTTGGTGATAATTGGCGTTCAGAACTTATTCCTTTAAAAGCAGGACAGGTTTATGTCGATCGCATTCTGGAAATTTCTAACACTGATCCAGCCCTTCTCATTGCCCATTCCTACACGCGCTATATGGGAGATCTGTCAGGTGGACAGGCTTTGAAACATATTATTCGTTCGGCTTTGGATTTGCCAAGCGATCGCGGTACAACTTTCTATGAATTTGACCAACTACCAACCATTGAGGCAAAGAGAGATTTTAAGGATAAGTATCGACATACGCTAGATTCTCTGGTTGTGGATGAAGACACAATTTTGAGAATTGTGGAAGAGGCAAACTATGCTTTTACACTCAATCGCAATGTGGTAGATGAGTTAGAAGCCGATGTTAGAGCAGTAGTTGATCCCCATGTTTTTGAGCTACTTACTAAGCAGAATCGCGTCGGTAGCACAACACATCACGATCGCATGGTATCAGTCTAAAGGACAAGAGGAATTTAAGGGATTTGAATGGATGAGCACATTATCACAAGCAGTTAAATTTGATATTAATTTATTACATAAATACAATCAGCCAGTTCCACGCTATACCAGCTATCCACCAGCTACAGAATTAAATGAAGATTTTGATGAGATGGATTTTCGAGGAGCGATCGCCTTAGGGAATTTGCAGAAAACTCCGCTATCTCTCTATGCTCATATTCCTTTTTGTGACGAACCCTGTTATTTTTGTGGTTGCAACACCGTAATTAGCAATCGGAAGGAAATTGCTGAGCCTTATTTAGGTTATTTGATCCGTCACATTGCCCAAGTTGCAGCAACCGTGCATCGCGATCGCTTAGTCCAACAAATGCACTGGGGCGGTGGCACTCCCAATTATTTCTCCCTCGATCAAGTAGAACGCCTGTGGCATTGTCTACAAGAGCATTTTACCTTTGCTGCTGATGCGGAAATTTCCATCGAAGTGAATCCGCGATCGCTGACTAAAGAATATTTGCAAGGCTTAAGAAATCTCGGATTTAATCGCATTAGCTTTGGTATTCAGGATTTTAACTTCAAAGTTCAAGAAGCCGTCAATCGCATTCAGCCAGAAGAGATGCTCTTTGATGGAATGCGTTGGATGCGCGAAGTGGGATTTGAAGGCGTAAATGTGGATTTAATCTATGGATTACCTTTC
This window harbors:
- a CDS encoding WD40 repeat domain-containing serine/threonine-protein kinase → MATSQTIGKAFGNLLGGRFRVVQTIADDAYGQTYLVEDTVAAEMPRWIAKSFCLINKTNPQLDWARSLFRNQVPKLQQLSDRSTDFPKITTYFEQEEGFYIVEEAIDGTRLSDETALGRLYSESELIQFLRQLLTSLHIAHSSNMVHGDICPRNLIRRKQNQRDYQGSNQSVNSGDQHFVLTNFAVLKGIYATAAQNGVVLGTPSYMPYEQALGNFTPSCDIYALGLTAIQLLTGLHPSQLVRREDLNLLDWQMGSTIHPKLALILNRMVKHHSEDRYQTAQEVLYDLDNLPMQDAENFQMPTFTFSQNTNRWAIALACIAGISWGVISFSQYLPKLAVTPTPTPTVAEPAPVTSNYILRQTLKGHTGWVRAVAFFPNGFSLASGSYDRTLKLWNTRDNQSFGTLSNHLGSISGINAIAVHPNGNTFATACIDKSIKLWNFRSGKPVRNIEGHLGQVYSVAYSPDGNTLVSASADKTIKLWNWRKGELLQTFEGHQDKVVSVAFYPDGKRIASASFDKTIKIWDVNTGKQVLSMSGHGSPVNAIAFSPDGKLLASGSQDQTVKIWDVSSGKVVRTLAGHVGGVLAVEFNRDGSVIASGGVDKTIQIWDVKTGKSMQILNQHEAPVLSLSFSPKDETLVSGSADRTVKVWQLQAK
- the pgsA gene encoding CDP-diacylglycerol--glycerol-3-phosphate 3-phosphatidyltransferase — encoded protein: MITLPTWVTLSRLIAVPIIFGLFLWQDSELTRLIALSVFIIAAITDWLDGYLARKLNQITELGKFLDPLVDKVLTIALFLLFIELGQVPAWAVFLIITRELLITAWRGAPSASSQEISGETSKPQIVGANFWGKAKTVMQIIAIAALLVKIPYAIAFFWIAVLLTLISGILYVVPAAKG
- a CDS encoding glycosyltransferase; protein product: MSYSLISVPLGTFQVNELLFSESVDESNFDQVSQSQANLVKFSLIVPTYNESKNLAKLVEILTQLLNNYFHENYELIIVDDDSPDLTWQVGLDLLPNYPQLRVMRRQGEKGLSTAVIRGWQSSQGEILGVIDGDLQHPPETLIKMLDEMAKGADLAVASRHVEGGGVSDWGFMRRVLSRGAQMLGLLILPNVIGRVSDPMSGYFMVRRSAIANCPMNPLGYKILIEVLGRGNIGSVAEVGYVFQERQEGESKVTWRQYVDYILHLLRLRSRGRVTKLREKLRVPVKRFFKFGLVGLSGVFIDMAIFYLLSDASSLGWGLTRSKIIASEVAVLNNFLWNDLWTFRDLSQQQSGWKKVIKRFVKFNLICLLGIGLNLIILNLLYNYFGVNKYIANLIAIAIVTIWNFWFNLKLSWRVTQTK
- a CDS encoding nitrate/sulfonate/bicarbonate ABC transporter ATP-binding protein; this translates as MVQKAAKNSFVALEGVGKSYLQPNGQTISIIENINCQLQVGEIIALLGPSGSGKSTLMRMIAGLIPPSSGKVLYYNRPLVGLNPGVAIVFQNFALYPWLTVLENVELGLKAKGEAKDTREQKALRMIDVIGLDGFENAYPKELSGGMRQRVGFARALAVEPELLCMDEPFSALDVLTAENLRFELLDLWLEKRIPTKSILIVTHGIEEAVTLADRVIVLGRNPGRIRADLPITLPHYRDRKSPEFQALVDQVYKILTNPDLPDLSTQTATTTTSSSEPKTQAKYQSLPHVRIGSVAGLLELLEGRQDKDLYRIAQELLLEVDDILPIVDASKLMELVAVTEGDIQLSAIGENFINSNIDERKAIIRDLLQKNIRLVQQICQLLQAKRNHRISEELVLDLLENHFTSKEAQRQLRTAMDWGRYAELFSYDEPSGEIFIEESTTETEESE
- a CDS encoding ABC transporter permease subunit, whose translation is MYQPTIDPKSKFSSRWSLGDVLLPLAIIAFIFIIVQTARNFTGTYESGYVVNLSLSFLPSYALQTLVRMLAAYSISLVFSLLYAYVAYRSALWSKVLIPLLDVLQSIPVLSFLPAVVLALVGLFPGQRLGIEIASILLIFTGMTWNMTFSFYQSLSSIPKELIEASQVYRLGAWQRFWTLELPSGVVGLVWNSVMSVAGGWFFLMQTESFTLSNRDFTLPGLGSFLKAAADAGDNRAIFSGLVVLIGIITIIDYFVWRPLIAWAEKFKNETVEAAQVPESRVLDFLRRSPTMRIISDRLLMPISEAVNHSFRRKAPSSLISLHKTSQWINWFNWLLVGLAGFIVLSGASSAIALLSHMPLNSWKQVAIGALFTAIRVFIVLIISLIITVPIGVSIGRNPKLAQFLQPIVQIAASVPATALFPVLLLYLGNMAGGLDIGAVILMTLGSMWYILFNVIAGAQAIPSELFEAARVYKLSPLQRWKTLILPGIFPYLVTGIITAVGGAWNASIAGEYVKFQGRVLTATGLGSTITQASDVGDFPLLLASTIVMSLLVVTTNRLVWRPLYRLAQAKYQLVV
- a CDS encoding heme oxygenase (biliverdin-producing) — its product is MTSHLATRLREGTQQSHTAAENTAFMKCFLKGIVEIVPFRKLLANLYLVYSTLEAELKRHADHPIVGKMYFPEIDRQANLEQDLAFYFGDNWRSELIPLKAGQVYVDRILEISNTDPALLIAHSYTRYMGDLSGGQALKHIIRSALDLPSDRGTTFYEFDQLPTIEAKRDFKDKYRHTLDSLVVDEDTILRIVEEANYAFTLNRNVVDELEADVRAVVDPHVFELLTKQNRVGSTTHHDRMVSV